TCGTCGTGGTGATGTTCTCGCCGCCGACGGCGCTCATGATCACGTCCTGCAGCTTCTCGATCGTGAGACCATATCGGGCGAGCTGATCCCGCTTCGGCTCGATGTCGATGAAGTAGCCGCCGGTCACCCGCTCGGCGAAAACGGAGCGGGTACCCCTGATATCCTTCATGACATGCTCCAGGTGCTCCCCGATCCGCTGGATCTCTGCGAGGTCGCTGCCGTAAACCTTGATGCCTATGGGCGTCCGGACGCCGGTCGTAAGCATGTCGATGCGCGCCTTGATCGGCATCGTCCAGGCATTGGTGACGCCGGGAAAGCGGACGACCCCGTCCATCTTCGTCACGAGCTCGTCCCACGAGATGCGGTCGGGCCAGATGGGGCGGAACACCGGCTTCAGGAAATCGGGCGCCCACGAAGAGTACCAGCGCTCCTTCGGGCTCCACTTCGAGGGGTCTTTCAGCACCACCGTGGTTTCCATCATCGAGAACGGCGCCGGGTCGGTGGACGTGTCGGCGCGCCCCGCCTTGCCGAAGACGCGCTCGACTTCGGGGAAACTTTTCAGCAGCTTGTCCATCCGGATCATCAGGTCCTGCGCCTGCGCGACTGAAAGCCCCGGCAACGTCGTCGGCATGTAGAGCATGGTTCCTTCGTTGAGCGGCGGCATGAACTCGCTGCCGAGCTTGAAGTAGACGGGAACGCTCACCGCCATCGCCACCAATGCGGCGGCGATGGCCGTTTTCGGACGGCGCAGCACGAAGCGGCACGCCGGCTCGTAGATGCGGAACAACCTGCGGCTGATCGGGTGCCTCTCTTCGGAATAATATCTGCCGACGAAAGCGTGCGTGGCCAGTTTCGCAAGGAACTTCGGCTTGAAGACGTACGGGTCGATCCGGGCGAACATCATCCGCTGCGCCGGGTTGAGCGTAATCGCGAGTAACGCGGCCAGCCCCATCGCCAGGTTCTTCGAATACGCCAGCGGCTTGAACAGCCGCCCTTCCTGGTCGACCAGCGTGAAGACGGGTAGGAACGCGACGGCGATGACGAGCAGCGAGAAGAAGACGGAAGGGCCGACCTCCTTCAGCGCCTCGAGACGCACCGAGTGGAAGTCGCCTTTCCGCCCCCCGGCGTCCCAGTGGTAGATCTTGTTGTAGGCGTTTTCGACCTCGACGATCGACCCGTCGACGAGCACGCCGATCGAGATGGCGATGCCGGCGATGCTCATGATGTTGATCGTCACCCCCATGTAGTAGAGGGGAATGAACGACAACAGCACCGAGACGGGAATCGTGACGATCGGCACCAGCGCCGAAGGGGCGTGCCACAGGAAAAGGAGGATCACCAGCGCGACGATGACGATCTCGACGATGAGCTCGTGCTTGAGCGTTTCGATCGCCCGGTGTATCAGGTCGGAGCGGTCGTAGGTCGTAACGAACTCGACCCCTTTCGGCATCGACGGCTTCAGTTCCTTAATCCTCTCCTTGACCCGTTCGATGACGTTCAGCGCGTTCTCACCGTGGCGCATCACCACGATGCCGCCCACATGGTCGCCCAAACCGTCGAGGTCTGAGACGCCGCGCCGGATCTCGGGGCCGAATGCCACACGGCCGATATCTTTCAAGAGGACGGGAGCGCCCCCCGCGCCCGTCTTCACAACCACGTTTTCCAGGTCGGACAGCTTCTTCGTATATCCGCGCCCCCGCACCATGTATTCGGCGCCCGCGAACTCGATGAGGCGTCCGCCCACCTCGTTGTTGGACATCCGGATCGCTTCGGTGACCATGGTGAGCGGGATGCCGTAGGACGCCAGCTTGTTCGGATCTACCGTCACCTGGTACTGTTTCTGGAACCCTCCTATTGAGGCCACCTCGGCGACGCCGGGGACGCCCTGGATGGCGTAGCGTAGCGTCCAGTCCTGGTACGAGCGGAGCTGGTCGAGCGATTGTGTGCCGGAGCGGTCGACCAGCGCGTACTGGAAGACCCAGCCCACTCCCGTGGCGTCGGGGCCGAGCTCGGTCTGGACCCCCTTGGGCAAGCGCTGCTGGATCTTGGAAAGGTATTCGAGCACCCGGGAGCGCGCCCAGTAGATGTCGGTGCCGTCCTGGAAGATCACGTACACGTACGAGAAGCCGAAGTCGGAGAAACCGCGGATCGCCTTGACGTTCGGGGCGCCCAGCAGCGCCGCCACGATCGGGTACGTCACCTGGTCCTCTATGATGTCGGGCGACCGGTCCCACTTCGAGTAGACGATCACTTGCGTGTCGGAAAGGTCCGGCAGCGCGTCAAGGCGGATCACCTGGAAGGTATAGACTGCCATGACGCACAACGCCGCTACCGCGAACAGCGTCATGTAGCGGTTGACCGCGCAGAATTCGATGATGCGCTGGATGAAGGTGTCTTTCACGGGCTCGCCGGGCGATCCCGCGCCGTGAGGGTTCATTGACCGCCTCCGTGACCGGTGTGACCCCCCTGCGGTTGCGGTGGCGATTGCGGCTGCGAGGGCGCGGACGCGCCGCCGGTCATCTTCGTGAGCGCTGCCCGCAACTTCGACTCGGAGTCGAGCAGGAAGTTGGCGCCCACCGCTACTTTCTCGCCCGCCTTCACGCCGGAAAGGATCTGGGCCTTGCCGTTGCCCCGGACGCCCACCTTCACCTCGCGCGGCTCGAAGCTGCCGCCGCCCGCGTCCACGAACGCGATCACGCGGACCCCGGTTTCGATCAGCGCCGAATCGGGGATGACCACGCCGGTCATGCTATGCAAGTCGAGCGAGACGTTGGCGTACATCTGCGGCTTCAGCCGAAGACCGGGATTCGGGAAGTCGAAACGCACCCTGAGCGTGCGGGTCTCGGGCGAGAACGTGGGATAGATGAAGGCGACCCGCCCTTTGAGCTTTGCCCCCGGCTCGGCCACCGTTTCGAGGGAGGCCGTTTGCCCCATGCGCACGGACTGGGCCTCGTATTCGTAGAGATCCGCCTCGATCCAGACGCGGGAGAGGTCGGTCACGGTGAGCAGGTCCATACCCGGCATGACGCGCGTCCCCTCGAAGATCTCCTTGCCCGTCACGTAACCAGACGCCGGCGCGTTCAGCGTGACGGTGCGCCGGGGGTTCTTCGTCCTCTCGAGCTCGGTGATGAAGCTTTGCGGCACGTCGAAGAGCTCGAGCCTGCGCCGGGAAGATTCGACGAGCTGTTCCGACATCTCCCTTTCCTCGACATAAGGGTTGTTCCTCAAACGGTCCCGCATGCCGATTGCGACGAGGTACTCGCGCTGGCTTGCGACCAGTTCCGGCGAGTAGATGTCGAGCAGCGGCTGGCCCTTCGTCACCAGTTGGCCGGTAAAGTTTGTGTAGAGCTTTTCGATCCAGCCCTCGATCTTCGTCTGGACGCGCCGGACGCGCCGTTCATCGGGGACGACGATCCCGACGGCCCGCACCGGATGGCTGATCGTCTCGCGCACCGCGGGCACGCTCTGGATCCCGGCCAACTGCACTCTTTCCATACCCACCTGAACGGTGGCGTACCCCTCGGGCAGATTGACGCCTGCTCCGCTCCCCTTGACCTCGTCCTCGTACACCGGGATGTAATCCATTCCCATCTCGTCCTTGGCCGGCACGGGCGAGGTGACCCCCGGATTCATCGGATGTCTGTAAAAAAGAAGCTTCCGTTCGCCCTTCGCAGCGCCGCCCGCCTGGGCGGCGGTCGCAGGCGTCGCCGCCGCACCGGCTTCTTCTATCTTCGTAAGGGTCATGCCGCAGATGGGGCATGCCCCCGGCTTGTCGGAAATGATGAAGGGATGCATGCCGCAGGTGTATTTCGCCTTGCCCGCGGCGGTCTTCGCCGCATTGTCCGCCGGGTGCGGGTGGAGCAAGTTGTGGAATGCGGGCACGGTGAAAAAGGCCAGGATCCCCGCGGCGAGCAGGAACGCCGCCGCGCCGGCGACGATGAGCAGACGCGATTTTTTCACGGTTTTTTCCAAACCCTCGGGCGGTCCTCCGGCCGTTCCCGCACCTGCATCCTTGGGGGTCTCCTCCCGCTTCTCCTCGCTCATCTTCTTCTCCGTGGACTCACGTTTATTTTTCCGCCCCGTATCGTCAATTCAATTCCCTGCCGACCGCCGCTTCCAGCCTGGCCTTTTCCATGTACTGGTCGCCGAGCATCTCGTGGTAGCCCTTACGGTACGAAAGGACCGCCATGATCGAATCCAGAAGCATCGGGAAGTCGATTTTCCCGACCCTGTACGCCTCCAGGTTGACCTCGAAAGCCGTCTCGGCGTGGGGAATGAGGGTCGTGCGGTAGAGCGTTGCGATGTTTCCCGTGTTCTCCATGGTGGAGAGCGACCTGCGGATCGCGTTCGTCGTTTCGAGATCGAGGTTCTCCAGCTCCCTTCTTGCCATTTCCCTCTCGGCGGTCATCTCCCGGACCGCAGGCTCCAGCTTCGACTTCCTCCAGATGGGCAGGTTGACGAGCAGCATCGAGGAGAACATGTCCTGCCGGCTTGTGCCGTCGGGCATCGCGTCCCTCTGCATGTAGGATGCGGAAACCTCGAAGTCCGGATAAAACTCCAGCTTCGCCATCTCGACCGATGCTTCCGCCTTCCGGATGCGCGATTCCATGGACTTTCTCGCAGGCCGGTCTTCCTTGTAGGACTTAACGAGATCTTCGGCGCGGAACGGATGGACGAACTCCTGCTGGTGTTCGAGTTCGGGAACGGGATCGTCCGGCGGCAGCGCGGCAAGGGTATTGAGCCGGAACGAAAGCACCTTCTCCCTGTTCTCGAGTTTGAGCAACATGTCCCGCATCTTCTCGAACTCCAGCTGGCCGCGGTGCACGTCCGCCTGCGTCACCTTGCCGACGGCGTACATCTCCTGGGAGATCGCCACGATGTCTTTCAGGATCTCGCGGCTGCGCCGGGTGTCTTCCGTCTGTTTGCGGACATGGGTGAGCTCCGCGTAGGCCATCTTGATCTCGGACCGAAGCATGTTGCGCATCTCCTGGAGGTCGTGCCCGGTCTGTTCCTTCTCCCGCGTTGCGATATCGGTTCTGGTCTTGAGCTTTCCGGGGAACGGGAACATCTGGGACAGGCCGATCTCCTTGCCCGTCATGTCTTCCTCACGGAAAGACCACGACCTGACCGGGACGTTGGTCAGGCCGATCCACGCTTTCGGATCGTCGAGCGCTCCGGCGCGGATCGCCGCGTTCTCCTTCATGCGGATCCGTTCCTGCATCGCCGAGATGGACGGGTTTTTAGACAGGGCAGCATCTACGTAAAAGGATGCGGGGCGGGGAGCCTCCTGCGCGCCTGCGTTCGTTCCGGCGGCAAGGGCGCAAAGGAAGAAAAGGGAAATCCACCACGGCTTCCCGTGTACGGACCGTTTTTCTCTCATTTTTTCACTCCGTTCCCCGAATCCATCCTTTTCTGTATATCGGCGCGGGGCTTCCCGTTTATTAGCAAAATTCGCTTTTTGTGCTAAATTTTGCAACCGGAAGCCCATCATTTGATGCTGCGGGAGGCTTTTTTGTAACGGGAGCGATGACTATCGTTTCGCCTTGCCCTTCTCCGAAAAGTTCCCGCGCTTCCGCCAGAAGGGAAAGGACATTCTGGCGCATCTCCCGTTCCGTGCGCCTGCGGTCGATCATGCCGCCGACAGCTTCTTTCTTCCGCGTCGAGCGATTCATCCTGTACACGGTGTAACGCCTCATTTCCCTTCCTCCGGGGGCAGCGGGCAGCAGTTCCCACCCGATCCGCAGCCTCCTTTCGAAACAGCCGCTGCCGGGCGCAGACTGTACGAGGACCACGATCCGCCGAACAGCAGCGTGGCCATGACGGACAGTACGATCGCTACCAGGATCGAGAGCGCGAAGCCGCGCCAGGTGGGGCCGGGCTCGCGACCCCGCGGTTCCCCACTTGCCTGAATCGTCATTTCCCGTTCACTCTCCATTCCCGTCTCCTTTCCCTACATCCGGCTACGCCTGTCCGGCAGCCGTTCGTCCCCGGCGACCTCCCCATCCCTGAGCCGCACGCAGCGGCTCGCCCTCGACAGGTTGGAGCGGTTGTGCGTTACGAGGAGGACCGTCTTTCCCTGCCGGTTGAGGTCGGTGAAAAGGTCGAGGATCTGGTCCCCCGTAGCGGAGTCGAGGTTTCCGGTCGGCTCGTCGGCGAGCAGGACCGGCGGATCATGCACAAGGGCGCGCGCGATCGCCACCCTTTGGCATTCGCCGCCGGAAAGCTGCGATGGCAGCCGCCCCTCCTTCCCCTCCAGTCCCACGGAGGCAAGGAGCGCATCGGCCCGCAACGCCTTCTCCCTCGCGCTCGACGGCAGGGGAGACATCGGCACCATGACGTTTTCCCGGGAGGTGAGGTACGGCAGCAGGTGGTACGCCTGGAAGACGAATCCGATCGTCTCCCTCCGGAAATCCGCCAGCTCGTCCGCGGAAAGGGAAGAGAGGTCCGTTCCTTTCATCGAAACCTTTCCATCGGTCGGCACCTGGAGACCTCCGAGTATGGTGAGCAGCGTGCTTTTTCCCGCTCCGGACTCTCCGGTAATCACCACGTACTCCCCCGCGGACACGGCGAGAGTCACGCTTTTAAGGGCGGCGGCGCGCGTGCCGTTGCCGCCGAAAATCATCGAAACGTTTTCGAGAACGATGAGTCTCGTC
This DNA window, taken from Deltaproteobacteria bacterium, encodes the following:
- a CDS encoding TolC family protein, with translation MREKRSVHGKPWWISLFFLCALAAGTNAGAQEAPRPASFYVDAALSKNPSISAMQERIRMKENAAIRAGALDDPKAWIGLTNVPVRSWSFREEDMTGKEIGLSQMFPFPGKLKTRTDIATREKEQTGHDLQEMRNMLRSEIKMAYAELTHVRKQTEDTRRSREILKDIVAISQEMYAVGKVTQADVHRGQLEFEKMRDMLLKLENREKVLSFRLNTLAALPPDDPVPELEHQQEFVHPFRAEDLVKSYKEDRPARKSMESRIRKAEASVEMAKLEFYPDFEVSASYMQRDAMPDGTSRQDMFSSMLLVNLPIWRKSKLEPAVREMTAEREMARRELENLDLETTNAIRRSLSTMENTGNIATLYRTTLIPHAETAFEVNLEAYRVGKIDFPMLLDSIMAVLSYRKGYHEMLGDQYMEKARLEAAVGRELN
- a CDS encoding efflux RND transporter permease subunit gives rise to the protein MNPHGAGSPGEPVKDTFIQRIIEFCAVNRYMTLFAVAALCVMAVYTFQVIRLDALPDLSDTQVIVYSKWDRSPDIIEDQVTYPIVAALLGAPNVKAIRGFSDFGFSYVYVIFQDGTDIYWARSRVLEYLSKIQQRLPKGVQTELGPDATGVGWVFQYALVDRSGTQSLDQLRSYQDWTLRYAIQGVPGVAEVASIGGFQKQYQVTVDPNKLASYGIPLTMVTEAIRMSNNEVGGRLIEFAGAEYMVRGRGYTKKLSDLENVVVKTGAGGAPVLLKDIGRVAFGPEIRRGVSDLDGLGDHVGGIVVMRHGENALNVIERVKERIKELKPSMPKGVEFVTTYDRSDLIHRAIETLKHELIVEIVIVALVILLFLWHAPSALVPIVTIPVSVLLSFIPLYYMGVTINIMSIAGIAISIGVLVDGSIVEVENAYNKIYHWDAGGRKGDFHSVRLEALKEVGPSVFFSLLVIAVAFLPVFTLVDQEGRLFKPLAYSKNLAMGLAALLAITLNPAQRMMFARIDPYVFKPKFLAKLATHAFVGRYYSEERHPISRRLFRIYEPACRFVLRRPKTAIAAALVAMAVSVPVYFKLGSEFMPPLNEGTMLYMPTTLPGLSVAQAQDLMIRMDKLLKSFPEVERVFGKAGRADTSTDPAPFSMMETTVVLKDPSKWSPKERWYSSWAPDFLKPVFRPIWPDRISWDELVTKMDGVVRFPGVTNAWTMPIKARIDMLTTGVRTPIGIKVYGSDLAEIQRIGEHLEHVMKDIRGTRSVFAERVTGGYFIDIEPKRDQLARYGLTIEKLQDVIMSAVGGENITTTIEGRERYAVNLRYPRELREDLDRLGRVLVPTGMGAQVPIAQLADVKMLQGPAMIRDENGFLAGYVYVDIADRDVGGYVEEAKKVVESKVPLKPGYVLQWSGQYENMIRVRERLKLVIPVTLALIFILLYMNTRSAFKSSVVMLAVPFSAIGAIWLFYILGYNVSIAAWVGMIALMGLDAETGVFMMLFLDLSYDDAKKRGLLRNLGELDEAIIHGAVKRIRPKMMTVAAAFMGLLPIMWSTSAGADVMKRIAAPMIGGLITSFIMELLVYPAIYKLWKKRELKLGSAPGAT
- a CDS encoding efflux RND transporter periplasmic adaptor subunit, which translates into the protein MSEEKREETPKDAGAGTAGGPPEGLEKTVKKSRLLIVAGAAAFLLAAGILAFFTVPAFHNLLHPHPADNAAKTAAGKAKYTCGMHPFIISDKPGACPICGMTLTKIEEAGAAATPATAAQAGGAAKGERKLLFYRHPMNPGVTSPVPAKDEMGMDYIPVYEDEVKGSGAGVNLPEGYATVQVGMERVQLAGIQSVPAVRETISHPVRAVGIVVPDERRVRRVQTKIEGWIEKLYTNFTGQLVTKGQPLLDIYSPELVASQREYLVAIGMRDRLRNNPYVEEREMSEQLVESSRRRLELFDVPQSFITELERTKNPRRTVTLNAPASGYVTGKEIFEGTRVMPGMDLLTVTDLSRVWIEADLYEYEAQSVRMGQTASLETVAEPGAKLKGRVAFIYPTFSPETRTLRVRFDFPNPGLRLKPQMYANVSLDLHSMTGVVIPDSALIETGVRVIAFVDAGGGSFEPREVKVGVRGNGKAQILSGVKAGEKVAVGANFLLDSESKLRAALTKMTGGASAPSQPQSPPQPQGGHTGHGGGQ
- a CDS encoding ABC transporter ATP-binding protein, whose product is MTRLIVLENVSMIFGGNGTRAAALKSVTLAVSAGEYVVITGESGAGKSTLLTILGGLQVPTDGKVSMKGTDLSSLSADELADFRRETIGFVFQAYHLLPYLTSRENVMVPMSPLPSSAREKALRADALLASVGLEGKEGRLPSQLSGGECQRVAIARALVHDPPVLLADEPTGNLDSATGDQILDLFTDLNRQGKTVLLVTHNRSNLSRASRCVRLRDGEVAGDERLPDRRSRM